In Oncorhynchus gorbuscha isolate QuinsamMale2020 ecotype Even-year linkage group LG02, OgorEven_v1.0, whole genome shotgun sequence, a single genomic region encodes these proteins:
- the LOC124009900 gene encoding brain-specific homeobox/POU domain protein 3-like has translation MMSMNSKQPFSMHPILHEPKYTPLQSTSEAIRRACMPTHSLQSNIFAGFDETLLQRAEALAAVDIAKSHPYKPDATYHTMTTMTSMACTPTSSSAHLHHPSVLTSHHHHHHPHHQGSQGLDGDLLDHLTPGMSVSLGGMPGSDVCSTASHPHAHMSAINHMQQHHHHQQAMNMHPHSMGSHTSLGGGVDSEPDPRELESFAERFKQRRIKLGVTQADVGSALANLKIPGVGCLSQSTICRFESLTLSHNNMVALKPILEAWLEEAERAQREKMTKPEIFNGGDKKRKRTSIAAPEKRSLEAYFAVQPRPSSEKIAAIAEKLDLKKNVVRVWFCNQRQKQKRMKFSATH, from the exons ATGATGTCAATGAACAGCAAACAACCTTTCAGTATGCACCCCATACTGCACGAGCCCAAATACACGCCTCTGCAATCAACCTCAGAGGCCATCCGGAGGGCATGCATGCCCACTCACTCG CTGCAGAGCAACATCTTCGCCGGCTTCGATGAGACTTTACTGCAGAGGGCGGAAGCGCTGGCAGCGGTGGATATCGCAAAGAGCCACCCTTATAAACCAGACGCGacctaccacaccatgaccacgATGACCAGCATGGCCTGCACCCCCACCTCATCCTCGGCCCACCTCCACCACCCGTCCGTGCTCACCtcgcaccaccaccaccatcacccccaTCACCAGGGCTCTCAGGGTCTGGATGGCGACCTGCTGGACCACCTGACCCCCGGCATGTCTGTCTCCCTGGGAGGGATGCCCGGCTCCGACGTCTGCTCCACTGCCTCCCATCCACACGCTCACATGTCCGCCATAAATCACatgcagcagcaccaccaccaccaacaggcAATGAAcatgcacccccacagcatgggCTCGCACACCTCGCTGGGCGGCGGCGTGGACTCAGAGCCAGACCCCCGGGAGCTGGAGTCGTTTGCAGAGCGGTTCAAGCAGAGGCGGATCAAGCTGGGGGTGACGCAGGCGGACGTGGGCTCGGCCCTTGCGAACCTTAAAATCCCCGGGGTCGGTTGCCTCAGTCAGAGCACGATTTGCAGGTTCGAATCCCTCACCTTGTCTCATAACAACATGGTGGCCCTGAAACCCATCCTGGAAGCGTGGCTGGAGGAGGCGGAGAGGGCGCAGCGGGAGAAAATGACCAAGCCAGAGATTTTCAACGGAGGAGACAAGAAGAGAAAACGTACCTCCATCGCTGCTCCGGAGAAGCGCTCCTTGGAGGCATATTTCGCCGTGCAGCCGAGGCCCTCGTCTGAGAAGATTGCAGCAATAGCCGAGAAACTGGACCTGAAAAAGAACGTGGTCAGGGTGTGGTTTTGCAATCAGAGGCAAAAGCAGAAAAGGATGAAGTTTTCTGCGACACACTAG